From Rutidosis leptorrhynchoides isolate AG116_Rl617_1_P2 chromosome 3, CSIRO_AGI_Rlap_v1, whole genome shotgun sequence, a single genomic window includes:
- the LOC139902247 gene encoding protein NRT1/ PTR FAMILY 5.5-like, with translation MVNFLEAVPVPMVLIYLMDVWETGITYAAGLINIWVGTTKVLPLIFLFLLDNYISSYWMLIFSTTASALGMALMSISTPSWPYRLITGSCSEYKMKCVSEMQQSFFYLALVLIMIGRSSSDATMETMNYKGDANEQKSTREIVTSGGDYIALQAGVLLLAPWSIIFGISSVYSSMALFHSMGKSWSHKLYIDKPETSQVTTILRVFVASISNISQKLPYGSASFSNKIKIDDSPLHCSSTLRFLEKAAIRPPIGYKRQSRWTLCSLQEVEITKTVVRMFRMGVVFVILVLLSSIGNTYFIAQAKYLKPTVIFGIEVINLKNLINMYISTKVQHQEESRKIIKNNDENKEVLHKAVTDAMIYAIICYSIAALVEKSRLGVIRLHGISNNSGEIIPMSMFWLFPQFLFLGFVDASLELVIHFFLADEISLPIKNFKMFMVEAFTGVGHMSSVLVAYIVGKVSENGGRINWFQHYTENSRLDLFYWSLTALCLVVLIIWFLVSYYFNKSRSISSVRAVLCLARIIERLALILMIIYLTDVWETGIMYAAGLLNIWVGNTHILSLVFLFLLDNYISSYWMLIFSTISSALGMGLMSISTPSWLYRLIIGSCSEYKMKCISETQQSFFYLALVLIMIGRSSYSATIKTINYKSDVNELMTMRLNVPFRGLVTFGGDYIAVQAGFLLLAPWSIIFGISSVCSSIALFYLMGKSWSHKLYIDKPETSQVTSILSLWGLYFKNMSRTPLRFGWFLPENNNCKDVTDGGCLRYPYPIKFNREQLFF, from the exons ATGGTCAACTTCTTGGAAGCTGTTC CGGTGCCTATGGTGCTCATATATTTAATGGATGTTTGGGAAACCGGAATTACGTATGCTGCCGGTCTGATAAACATCTGGGTGGGGACCACTAAAGTCTTGCCGTTGATCTTTCTGTTTCTGTTGGATAACTACATCAGCAGTTATTGGATGCTCATCTTCTCAACCACAGCCTCTGCATTG GGTATGGCGCTTATGTCGATATCAACGCCATCATGGCCATATAGACTTATTACTGGATCATGTAGCGAATACAAAATGAAATGCGTTAGCGAAATGCAACAATCGTTTTTCTATCTCGCTCTTGTATTGATAATGATTGGAAGATCTTCTAGTGATGCTACCATGGAAACAatgaattacaaaggcgatgcaaatgaGCAGAAGTCGACGAGGGAAATAGTAACATCTGGAGGTGATTATATAGCGCTGCAAGCTGGTGTTCTGCTTCTAGCACCTTGGTCAATCATTTTCGGGATTTCTTCAGTTTATAGCTCGATGGCGTTGTTTCACTCGATGGGAAAATCATGGTCGCACAAATTATACATCGATAAGCCTGAAACAAGTCAGGTTACAACGATTTTAAGAGTCTTTGTGGCCTCTATTTCAAACATATCCCAAAAACTCCCTTACGGTTCGGCTAGTTTCTCCAATAAAATTAAAATAGATGATTCGCCCCTACATTGCAGCTCTACTCTCag GTTCTTAGAGAAAGCGGCAATCCGACCTCCTATTGGCTACAAAAGGCAAAGCAGATGGACACTTTGTAGCCTTCAAGAAGTCGAAATTACAAAAACAGTCGTACGGATGTTTCGGATGGGGGTTGTCTTCGTTATCCTTGTCCTATTAAGTTCAATTGGTAACACTTATTTCATTGCACAAGCAAAGTACTTGAAACCCACGGTGATTTTTGGCATTGAAGTCATTAACTTGAAAAaccttattaatatgtatatatctaCAAAAGTTCAGCACCAAGAGGAATCAAGAAAAATTATCAAAAATAACGACGAAAACAAAGAAGTGCTTCATAAGGCAGTAACGGATGCTATGATCTATGCCATAATATGTTATTCGATAGCTGCATTAGTGGAAAAGTCAAGATTAGGAGTGATAAGATTACATGGTATTTCAAACAATTCAGGTGAAATCATTCCAATGTCAATGTTTTGGCTATTTCCGCAGTTTTTGTTTCTTGGTTTTGTTGATGCAAGTTTGGAGCTAGTTATTCATTTTTTCTTGGCTGATGAGATTTCTTTGCCTATAAAAAACTTTAAGATGTTTATGGTTGAGGCATTTACCGGGGTCGGGCACATGAGCAGCGTGTTGGTTGCGTATATAGTTGGAAAGGTTAGTGAGAACGGAGGGAGAATAAATTGGTTCCAACATTACACGGAAAACAGTCGGCTGGACCTGTTTTATTGGTCATTAACTGCATTATGTCTAGTTGTACTTATCATATGGTTTTTGGTGTCCTACTACTTCAACAAAAGCCG TTCAATCTCATCCGTACGTGCAGTTTTATGTCTTGCAAGGATAATTGAAAGATTAGCATTGATTTTGATGATCATATATTTAACGGATGTTTGGGAAACCGGAATCATGTATGCTGCTGGTTTGTTAAACATCTGGGTGGGGAACACTCACATCTTGTCGTTGGTCTTTCTGTTTCTGTTGGATAACTATATCAGCAGTTACTGGATGCTCATCTTCTCAACCATATCTTCTGCATTG GGAATGGGGCTTATGTCGATCTCAACGCCATCATGGCTTTATAGACTTATTATTGGATCATGTAGCGAGTACAAAATGAAATGTATAAGTGAAACGCAACAATCGTTTTTCTATTTGGCTCTTGTATTGATAATGATTGGAAGATCTTCTTATAGTGCTACCATAAAAACAATAAATTACAAAAGTGATGTAAACGAACTGATGACAATGAGGCTAAATGTCCCTTTCAGAGGCTTAGTAACATTCGGAGGCGATTATATAGCGGTGCAAGCAGGTTTTCTGCTTCTAGCACCTTGGTCAATCATTTTCGGGATTTCATCAGTTTGTAGCTCGATAGCCTTGTTTTACTTGATGGGAAAATCATGGTCGCACAAACTATACATCGATAAGCCTGAAACAAGTCAGGTTACAAGTATTTTGAGTCTTTGGGGCCTCTATTTCAAAAATATGTCAAGAACTCCCTTACGATTCGGTTGGTTTCTACCAGAAAATAACAATTGTAAGGATGTTACAGATGGGGGTTGTCTTCGTTATCCTTATCCTATTAAGTTCAATCGGGAACAACTATTTTTTTGA